From the genome of Burkholderia pyrrocinia:
TCTGCAGTGTAGTGGGTGCGGGCATTCGATGTTTCCGATCCGGCTGAAATGTCGGATGCAGCGGTGCCGGCACGGGCACCGGCGATGCGGCGGACCGGACTGCGGCCCCGCGCGGGGCGCGCGTAGAATGGCCGGACGCGGCGGCAGCGGGCCGCCGCACGTGACACGAAGCAATGATGAAGACGATTTTCTGCCTGTTGGCGGCCGCGCTCGTCTGCGTGGCCTGTGCGCAGGGCGGCGCGGGCGCCGCCGGCGAGCGGGGCGGCAGCCTCGAGATGTACGGGACGATCGACCAGGGCATCACGATACGCCGCTGACGGGCACCGATCCGTGTGCGTTTCAGGGGCGCCAGCACTGCCGCGCCACACGGGGCGCGCCGCGACGCGTTGCCGCAGTGCAACGTATAATGGCCCGATTACAGCGCCCCTGCCGCCTGGAGCCAACAAGATGTCCCAACCGTCCCCCGTACCGGCCGCCCTCGACCGCACCGAAACCGTCTTCCGCTTCCTCGCCGAGCCGTCGTCCGTGAACTTCGGCGGCAAGGTGCATGGCGGCGCGCTGATGAAGTGGATCGACGAAGTCGCGTATGCGTGCGCGGCCGTCTGGTCGAGCCGCTATTGCGTGACGGTCAGCGTCGGCAACATCCGTTTCCAGCGTCCGATCCTGGTCGGCAATCTCGTCGAGTTGAAGGCGCGCGTCGTCGCGACGGGGCGCACCAGCATGCACATCCATGTGTCCGTGCACGCCGGCGATCCGAAGGGCGGCGTGCTGCGCCAGACGACCGACTGCCTCGTCGTGTTCGTCGCGGTCGACGAGAACGGCAACCCGGTGCCGGTGCCGCCGTTCGTGCCCGAGACCGACGAGCAGAAGGTGCTCGCGAAATATGCGGCCGACGTGCGGGCCGCGCTCGACAAGATCGTCGAGATGAAGCCGGAAGAGGTCGCGAAGGGCGCGGTCTGACCGCGCGGGCGCCGCGCCTTTCGCGCCGTGCCCGTCGTCCTGTCGGTACTGTCGTTACCGCGTCCCGATCATCTGCTCGGGACGCACCCACGCATCGAATTCCGCGTCGGTCAGGTAGCCGAGTGCGAGCGCGGCGGCCTTCAGCGTCGTGCCTTCCTTGTGCGCCTTTTTCGCGATCTGCGCGGACTTGTCGTAGCCGATATGCGGATTGAGCGCCGTCACGAGCATCAGCGATTCGTTCAGCAGCAGGTCGATGCGCGCGCGGTTCGGCTCGATGCCCACCGCGCAGTGGTCGTTGAAGCTCTGCGCGCCGTCGGCGAGCAGCCGCACCGATTGCAGCACGTTGTGCGCGATCATCGGCCGGAACACGTTCAGCTCGAAATTGCCGCTCGCGCCGCCGACGTTGACCGCGACGTCGTTGCCGAACACCTGGCAGCACAGCATCGTCACGGCCTCCGACTGCGTCGGGTTCACCTTGCCCGGCATGATCGAGCTGCCCGGCTCGTTCTCCGGAATCGACAGCTCGCCGAGCCCGCAGCGCGGCCCGCTCGCGAGCCAGCGGACATCGTTCGCGATCTTCATCAGGCCGGCCGCGACGGTCTTCAGCGCGCCGTGCGCGAACACCAGCG
Proteins encoded in this window:
- a CDS encoding acyl-CoA thioesterase, which translates into the protein MSQPSPVPAALDRTETVFRFLAEPSSVNFGGKVHGGALMKWIDEVAYACAAVWSSRYCVTVSVGNIRFQRPILVGNLVELKARVVATGRTSMHIHVSVHAGDPKGGVLRQTTDCLVVFVAVDENGNPVPVPPFVPETDEQKVLAKYAADVRAALDKIVEMKPEEVAKGAV